One window from the genome of Nicotiana sylvestris chromosome 9, ASM39365v2, whole genome shotgun sequence encodes:
- the LOC104242093 gene encoding uncharacterized protein isoform X6, which yields MNLCKFLAFVLGFVLCVSTCTSGESSTCLTVYKEGGAPAVFQSPKCPRWKLPDHGSESKSPNVRCQTALHQGRRKSQEDRILCALDIRIPFPGVKGITEVTVGVVAVFDGHNGAEASEMASKLLLQYFTLHTFFLLDATFSVLSRKMIGLLPNERRQSTLNWNPDELNLGRFKLTVSSIIDRSFHLEILREALLRAIDDIDSAFSRDAFRHNFDSGSTATVILMAENQILVANIGDSKAFLCSEEYKSQEEAKANLLRLYRQTRGFGVFEPVKNFNSFKLAASDQWPFLISKELTRDHHPDRDDERSRVETAGGHVSEWSGVARVNGQLAVSRAIGDVSFKSYGVISAPEVTDWQPLTANDSYLVAASDGVFEKLSSQDICDILWNLHADFTVRSELTYSCSYSLADCIVNAAFEKGSMDNMAAIVLPFGLNGSLQRLAKKAHAGMRKFDCSSSGDSNYISQHSVLTEEEHGHPLVSNFGRLLIEGKQSNYGCFYLSENLDVNDEYTFWVQKDVHEYEHELLHALPDSIGQNPGGALDLYNDQHMCVHFGMNFSENKDQCINPEGFARFLGLLESIPFNDSSTNDHARVDSRYILKKKYDRGSYGEVWLAFYWNCSHVVKSSKSNNFSANITERGANNERRKDSSSADACDDGPSEGSMFILKRIMVEKGTSVYLSGLREKYFGEIFLNAYTVLGGSLQAEESNSLLLNIRLDFHVPVERNAAVDLGIQGSLKFDKVYGKKKETLRAAPEEGLNHIARYVESFESRSNDIWLVFRHEGISLSKFLYTAEEVINNSEEGNENVKHIQILHPSKWWKWLKTTEAGQEEMRDLIWQLLMALKSCHDRNITHRDIKPENMVVCFEDQDSGRCLKGHPNEDENYITKM from the exons ATGAATTTATGCAAATTTCTCGCCTTCGTGTTGGGGTTTGTTCTTTGCGTGAGTACTTGTACTTCCGGAGAATCGTCGACATGTTTGACGGTGTATAAAGAAGGCGGTGCACCTGCCGTATTTCAATCTCCAAAATGCCCTCGCTGGAAGCTTCCAGATCATGGTTCCGAATCCAAATCGCCGAATGTGAGGTGCCAAACAGCCTTGCATCAAGGTCGCCGCAAGTCTCAAGAAGATCGAATTCTCTGTGCACTCGATATTCGCATCCCTTTCCCcg GTGTTAAAGGTATTACTGAGGTTACAGTTGGTGTTGTCGCAGTTTTTGATGGTCATAATGGTGCTGAAGCAAGTGAAATGGCATCAAAGCTATTACTGCAGTATTTCACGCTGCACACATTTTTTCTTCTTGATGCAACATTTTCAGTTCTTTCAAGGAAAATGATTGGACTcttgccaaatgaaagaagacaGAGTACTCTGAACTGGAATCCGGATGAATTGAACTTGGGGAG GTTCAAGCTGACTGTGTCTTCAATCATTGATCGATCTTTTCACTTGGAAATATTGAGGGAAGCATTGCTAAGGGCAATTGATGATATTGATTCTGCATTTTCAAGG GATGCATTTAGACACAATTTTGATTCTGGCTCTACCGCCACAGTTATACTTATGGCAgaaaatcaaattttagttgCAAATATCGGAGATTCAAAGGCATTTTTATGTTCTGAAGAATATAAATCTCAAGAAGAGGCTAAAG CTAATTTATTGAGGTTATATAGGCAAACAAGAGGCTTTGGGGTTTTCGAACCTGTGAAGAACTTCAATAGCTTCAAGTTGGCAGCTTCTGACCAGTGGCCTTTTCTGATTTCCAAGGAATTGACTAGAGACCACCACCCAGATAGGGATGACGAGAGGTCTCGAGTGGAGACTGCAGGAGGACATGTCTCTGAATGGAGTGGCGTAGCTAGGGTTAATGGTCAATTGGCTGTTTCAAGAGCAATAGGTGATGTGTCTTTTAAAAG TTATGGCGTTATATCCGCACCTGAGGTCACTGATTGGCAACCTTTGACAGCCAATGACAGCTATTTGGTGGCTGCTTCTGATGGCGTTTTTGAAAAGCTTAGCTCACAGGATATTTGTGACATATTGTGGAATTTACATGCTGATTTCACTGTGCGATCGGAACTCACTTATTCATGTTCATATTCCTTAGCTGATTGCATAGTAAATGCTGCTTTTGAAAAGGGAAGTATGGACAACATGGCAGCTATTGTCCTTCCATTTGGATTGAATGGTTCATTGCAAAGGTTGGCGAAGAAAGCACATGCAGGAATGAGAAAATTCGATTGCTCATCTTCAGGGGATAGCAATTATATTTCTCAACATTCAG TGCTTACTGAGGAGGAGCATGGTCATCCTCTTGTTTCCAATTTTGGCAGATTATTG ATTGAAGGAAAACAGAGCAATTATGGATGTTTCTATCTATCTGAGAACCTCGATGTTAATGATGAGTATACATTCTGGGTTCAGAAGGACGTCCATGAGTATGAACATGAGCTCCTTCATGCTTTACCTGATAGCATTGGTCAGAATCCAG GTGGAGCTTTGGATTTATATAATGATCAGCACATGTGTGTTCATTTTGGGATGAACTTTAGTGAGAACAAGGACCAGTGCATTAATCCTGAAGGCTTTGCTAGGTTCCTTGGTTTGCTCGAATCTATTCCGTTCAATGATAGCAGTACAAATGATCATGCCAGAGTAGATTCAAG GTACATTCTAAAGAAGAAATATGATCGTGGATCATATGGTGAAGTTTGGCTAGCTTTTTACTGGAATTGTTCTCATGTCGTCAAGTCTTCAAAAAGTAACAATTTCTCAGCTAATATTACGGAGAGAGGGGCGAATAATGAAAGAAGGAAGGATTCATCATCTGCTGATGCCTGTGATGATGGCCCTTCTGAAGGAAGCATGTTCATTTTGAAGCGTATCATG GTGGAGAAAGGCACCTCTGTCTATTTAAGTGGGCTACGGGAGAAATATTTTGGTGAAATTTTCTTGAATGCTTATACTGTTCTTGGAGGTTCATTGCAAGCTGAAGAATCAAATTCCCTCCTGTTAAATATACGACTAGATTTTCATGTTCCTGTGGAAAGAAATGCCGCAGTGGATCTAGGGATCCAGGGCTCCTTGAAGTTCGATAAAGTATATGGTAAAAAGAAGGAAACGCTGAGAGCTGCCCCTGAGGAGGGTCTTAATCACATTGCCAGATATGTCGAGTCTTTTGAGTCTCGATCCAATGATATATGGCTTGTGTTTCGCCATGAAGGGATATCCTTATCAAAGTTTCTCTATACCGCTGAAGAAGTGATAAATAATTCGGAGGAAGGAAATGAAAATGTAAAGCATATTCAGATATTGCATCCTTCAAAATGGTGGAAATGGTTGAAAACAACAGAAGCAGGGCAAGAGGAAATGCGTGATCTGATTTGGCAATTG TTGATGGCACTTAAATCTTGTCATGATCGTAATATCACCCATAGAGATATAAAACCCG AGAATATGGTCGTTTGCTTTGAGGATCAAGATTCTGGGAGGTGCTTGAAAGGGCATCCAAATGAAGATGAGAATTATATAACTAAGAT GTGA
- the LOC104242093 gene encoding uncharacterized protein isoform X4 yields MNLCKFLAFVLGFVLCVSTCTSGESSTCLTVYKEGGAPAVFQSPKCPRWKLPDHGSESKSPNVRCQTALHQGRRKSQEDRILCALDIRIPFPGVKGITEVTVGVVAVFDGHNGAEASEMASKLLLQYFTLHTFFLLDATFSVLSRKMIGLLPNERRQSTLNWNPDELNLGRFKLTVSSIIDRSFHLEILREALLRAIDDIDSAFSRDAFRHNFDSGSTATVILMAENQILVANIGDSKAFLCSEEYKSQEEAKANLLRLYRQTRGFGVFEPVKNFNSFKLAASDQWPFLISKELTRDHHPDRDDERSRVETAGGHVSEWSGVARVNGQLAVSRAIGDVSFKSYGVISAPEVTDWQPLTANDSYLVAASDGVFEKLSSQDICDILWNLHADFTVRSELTYSCSYSLADCIVNAAFEKGSMDNMAAIVLPFGLNGSLQRLAKKAHAGMRKFDCSSSGDSNYISQHSVLTEEEHGHPLVSNFGRLLIEGKQSNYGCFYLSENLDVNDEYTFWVQKDVHEYEHELLHALPDSIGQNPGGALDLYNDQHMCVHFGMNFSENKDQCINPEGFARFLGLLESIPFNDSSTNDHARVDSRYILKKKYDRGSYGEVWLAFYWNCSHVVKSSKSNNFSANITERGANNERRKDSSSADACDDGPSEGSMFILKRIMVEKGTSVYLSGLREKYFGEIFLNAYTVLGGSLQAEESNSLLLNIRLDFHVPVERNAAVDLGIQGSLKFDKVYGKKKETLRAAPEEGLNHIARYVESFESRSNDIWLVFRHEGISLSKFLYTAEEVINNSEEGNENVKHIQILHPSKWWKWLKTTEAGQEEMRDLIWQLLMALKSCHDRNITHRDIKPENMVVCFEDQDSGRCLKGHPNEDENYITKMRIIDFGSAVDDFTLKHLYGSIGPSRAEQTYEYTPPEALLNASWYQGLTLTTMKKSAHPRVWPSGQ; encoded by the exons ATGAATTTATGCAAATTTCTCGCCTTCGTGTTGGGGTTTGTTCTTTGCGTGAGTACTTGTACTTCCGGAGAATCGTCGACATGTTTGACGGTGTATAAAGAAGGCGGTGCACCTGCCGTATTTCAATCTCCAAAATGCCCTCGCTGGAAGCTTCCAGATCATGGTTCCGAATCCAAATCGCCGAATGTGAGGTGCCAAACAGCCTTGCATCAAGGTCGCCGCAAGTCTCAAGAAGATCGAATTCTCTGTGCACTCGATATTCGCATCCCTTTCCCcg GTGTTAAAGGTATTACTGAGGTTACAGTTGGTGTTGTCGCAGTTTTTGATGGTCATAATGGTGCTGAAGCAAGTGAAATGGCATCAAAGCTATTACTGCAGTATTTCACGCTGCACACATTTTTTCTTCTTGATGCAACATTTTCAGTTCTTTCAAGGAAAATGATTGGACTcttgccaaatgaaagaagacaGAGTACTCTGAACTGGAATCCGGATGAATTGAACTTGGGGAG GTTCAAGCTGACTGTGTCTTCAATCATTGATCGATCTTTTCACTTGGAAATATTGAGGGAAGCATTGCTAAGGGCAATTGATGATATTGATTCTGCATTTTCAAGG GATGCATTTAGACACAATTTTGATTCTGGCTCTACCGCCACAGTTATACTTATGGCAgaaaatcaaattttagttgCAAATATCGGAGATTCAAAGGCATTTTTATGTTCTGAAGAATATAAATCTCAAGAAGAGGCTAAAG CTAATTTATTGAGGTTATATAGGCAAACAAGAGGCTTTGGGGTTTTCGAACCTGTGAAGAACTTCAATAGCTTCAAGTTGGCAGCTTCTGACCAGTGGCCTTTTCTGATTTCCAAGGAATTGACTAGAGACCACCACCCAGATAGGGATGACGAGAGGTCTCGAGTGGAGACTGCAGGAGGACATGTCTCTGAATGGAGTGGCGTAGCTAGGGTTAATGGTCAATTGGCTGTTTCAAGAGCAATAGGTGATGTGTCTTTTAAAAG TTATGGCGTTATATCCGCACCTGAGGTCACTGATTGGCAACCTTTGACAGCCAATGACAGCTATTTGGTGGCTGCTTCTGATGGCGTTTTTGAAAAGCTTAGCTCACAGGATATTTGTGACATATTGTGGAATTTACATGCTGATTTCACTGTGCGATCGGAACTCACTTATTCATGTTCATATTCCTTAGCTGATTGCATAGTAAATGCTGCTTTTGAAAAGGGAAGTATGGACAACATGGCAGCTATTGTCCTTCCATTTGGATTGAATGGTTCATTGCAAAGGTTGGCGAAGAAAGCACATGCAGGAATGAGAAAATTCGATTGCTCATCTTCAGGGGATAGCAATTATATTTCTCAACATTCAG TGCTTACTGAGGAGGAGCATGGTCATCCTCTTGTTTCCAATTTTGGCAGATTATTG ATTGAAGGAAAACAGAGCAATTATGGATGTTTCTATCTATCTGAGAACCTCGATGTTAATGATGAGTATACATTCTGGGTTCAGAAGGACGTCCATGAGTATGAACATGAGCTCCTTCATGCTTTACCTGATAGCATTGGTCAGAATCCAG GTGGAGCTTTGGATTTATATAATGATCAGCACATGTGTGTTCATTTTGGGATGAACTTTAGTGAGAACAAGGACCAGTGCATTAATCCTGAAGGCTTTGCTAGGTTCCTTGGTTTGCTCGAATCTATTCCGTTCAATGATAGCAGTACAAATGATCATGCCAGAGTAGATTCAAG GTACATTCTAAAGAAGAAATATGATCGTGGATCATATGGTGAAGTTTGGCTAGCTTTTTACTGGAATTGTTCTCATGTCGTCAAGTCTTCAAAAAGTAACAATTTCTCAGCTAATATTACGGAGAGAGGGGCGAATAATGAAAGAAGGAAGGATTCATCATCTGCTGATGCCTGTGATGATGGCCCTTCTGAAGGAAGCATGTTCATTTTGAAGCGTATCATG GTGGAGAAAGGCACCTCTGTCTATTTAAGTGGGCTACGGGAGAAATATTTTGGTGAAATTTTCTTGAATGCTTATACTGTTCTTGGAGGTTCATTGCAAGCTGAAGAATCAAATTCCCTCCTGTTAAATATACGACTAGATTTTCATGTTCCTGTGGAAAGAAATGCCGCAGTGGATCTAGGGATCCAGGGCTCCTTGAAGTTCGATAAAGTATATGGTAAAAAGAAGGAAACGCTGAGAGCTGCCCCTGAGGAGGGTCTTAATCACATTGCCAGATATGTCGAGTCTTTTGAGTCTCGATCCAATGATATATGGCTTGTGTTTCGCCATGAAGGGATATCCTTATCAAAGTTTCTCTATACCGCTGAAGAAGTGATAAATAATTCGGAGGAAGGAAATGAAAATGTAAAGCATATTCAGATATTGCATCCTTCAAAATGGTGGAAATGGTTGAAAACAACAGAAGCAGGGCAAGAGGAAATGCGTGATCTGATTTGGCAATTG TTGATGGCACTTAAATCTTGTCATGATCGTAATATCACCCATAGAGATATAAAACCCG AGAATATGGTCGTTTGCTTTGAGGATCAAGATTCTGGGAGGTGCTTGAAAGGGCATCCAAATGAAGATGAGAATTATATAACTAAGAT
- the LOC104242093 gene encoding uncharacterized protein isoform X5 — MNLCKFLAFVLGFVLCVSTCTSGESSTCLTVYKEGGAPAVFQSPKCPRWKLPDHGSESKSPNVRCQTALHQGRRKSQEDRILCALDIRIPFPGVKGITEVTVGVVAVFDGHNGAEASEMASKLLLQYFTLHTFFLLDATFSVLSRKMIGLLPNERRQSTLNWNPDELNLGRFKLTVSSIIDRSFHLEILREALLRAIDDIDSAFSRDAFRHNFDSGSTATVILMAENQILVANIGDSKAFLCSEEYKSQEEAKANLLRLYRQTRGFGVFEPVKNFNSFKLAASDQWPFLISKELTRDHHPDRDDERSRVETAGGHVSEWSGVARVNGQLAVSRAIGDVSFKSYGVISAPEVTDWQPLTANDSYLVAASDGVFEKLSSQDICDILWNLHADFTVRSELTYSCSYSLADCIVNAAFEKGSMDNMAAIVLPFGLNGSLQRLAKKAHAGMRKFDCSSSGDSNYISQHSVLTEEEHGHPLVSNFGRLLIEGKQSNYGCFYLSENLDVNDEYTFWVQKDVHEYEHELLHALPDSIGQNPGGALDLYNDQHMCVHFGMNFSENKDQCINPEGFARFLGLLESIPFNDSSTNDHARVDSRYILKKKYDRGSYGEVWLAFYWNCSHVVKSSKSNNFSANITERGANNERRKDSSSADACDDGPSEGSMFILKRIMVEKGTSVYLSGLREKYFGEIFLNAYTVLGGSLQAEESNSLLLNIRLDFHVPVERNAAVDLGIQGSLKFDKVYGKKKETLRAAPEEGLNHIARYVESFESRSNDIWLVFRHEGISLSKFLYTAEEVINNSEEGNENVKHIQILHPSKWWKWLKTTEAGQEEMRDLIWQLLMALKSCHDRNITHRDIKPGKGLLFSKHDHLQIEAFTDADWVGSLDDRRSTSSYCTLVGGNLVTWRSKKQSVVTRSSAEVEY, encoded by the exons ATGAATTTATGCAAATTTCTCGCCTTCGTGTTGGGGTTTGTTCTTTGCGTGAGTACTTGTACTTCCGGAGAATCGTCGACATGTTTGACGGTGTATAAAGAAGGCGGTGCACCTGCCGTATTTCAATCTCCAAAATGCCCTCGCTGGAAGCTTCCAGATCATGGTTCCGAATCCAAATCGCCGAATGTGAGGTGCCAAACAGCCTTGCATCAAGGTCGCCGCAAGTCTCAAGAAGATCGAATTCTCTGTGCACTCGATATTCGCATCCCTTTCCCcg GTGTTAAAGGTATTACTGAGGTTACAGTTGGTGTTGTCGCAGTTTTTGATGGTCATAATGGTGCTGAAGCAAGTGAAATGGCATCAAAGCTATTACTGCAGTATTTCACGCTGCACACATTTTTTCTTCTTGATGCAACATTTTCAGTTCTTTCAAGGAAAATGATTGGACTcttgccaaatgaaagaagacaGAGTACTCTGAACTGGAATCCGGATGAATTGAACTTGGGGAG GTTCAAGCTGACTGTGTCTTCAATCATTGATCGATCTTTTCACTTGGAAATATTGAGGGAAGCATTGCTAAGGGCAATTGATGATATTGATTCTGCATTTTCAAGG GATGCATTTAGACACAATTTTGATTCTGGCTCTACCGCCACAGTTATACTTATGGCAgaaaatcaaattttagttgCAAATATCGGAGATTCAAAGGCATTTTTATGTTCTGAAGAATATAAATCTCAAGAAGAGGCTAAAG CTAATTTATTGAGGTTATATAGGCAAACAAGAGGCTTTGGGGTTTTCGAACCTGTGAAGAACTTCAATAGCTTCAAGTTGGCAGCTTCTGACCAGTGGCCTTTTCTGATTTCCAAGGAATTGACTAGAGACCACCACCCAGATAGGGATGACGAGAGGTCTCGAGTGGAGACTGCAGGAGGACATGTCTCTGAATGGAGTGGCGTAGCTAGGGTTAATGGTCAATTGGCTGTTTCAAGAGCAATAGGTGATGTGTCTTTTAAAAG TTATGGCGTTATATCCGCACCTGAGGTCACTGATTGGCAACCTTTGACAGCCAATGACAGCTATTTGGTGGCTGCTTCTGATGGCGTTTTTGAAAAGCTTAGCTCACAGGATATTTGTGACATATTGTGGAATTTACATGCTGATTTCACTGTGCGATCGGAACTCACTTATTCATGTTCATATTCCTTAGCTGATTGCATAGTAAATGCTGCTTTTGAAAAGGGAAGTATGGACAACATGGCAGCTATTGTCCTTCCATTTGGATTGAATGGTTCATTGCAAAGGTTGGCGAAGAAAGCACATGCAGGAATGAGAAAATTCGATTGCTCATCTTCAGGGGATAGCAATTATATTTCTCAACATTCAG TGCTTACTGAGGAGGAGCATGGTCATCCTCTTGTTTCCAATTTTGGCAGATTATTG ATTGAAGGAAAACAGAGCAATTATGGATGTTTCTATCTATCTGAGAACCTCGATGTTAATGATGAGTATACATTCTGGGTTCAGAAGGACGTCCATGAGTATGAACATGAGCTCCTTCATGCTTTACCTGATAGCATTGGTCAGAATCCAG GTGGAGCTTTGGATTTATATAATGATCAGCACATGTGTGTTCATTTTGGGATGAACTTTAGTGAGAACAAGGACCAGTGCATTAATCCTGAAGGCTTTGCTAGGTTCCTTGGTTTGCTCGAATCTATTCCGTTCAATGATAGCAGTACAAATGATCATGCCAGAGTAGATTCAAG GTACATTCTAAAGAAGAAATATGATCGTGGATCATATGGTGAAGTTTGGCTAGCTTTTTACTGGAATTGTTCTCATGTCGTCAAGTCTTCAAAAAGTAACAATTTCTCAGCTAATATTACGGAGAGAGGGGCGAATAATGAAAGAAGGAAGGATTCATCATCTGCTGATGCCTGTGATGATGGCCCTTCTGAAGGAAGCATGTTCATTTTGAAGCGTATCATG GTGGAGAAAGGCACCTCTGTCTATTTAAGTGGGCTACGGGAGAAATATTTTGGTGAAATTTTCTTGAATGCTTATACTGTTCTTGGAGGTTCATTGCAAGCTGAAGAATCAAATTCCCTCCTGTTAAATATACGACTAGATTTTCATGTTCCTGTGGAAAGAAATGCCGCAGTGGATCTAGGGATCCAGGGCTCCTTGAAGTTCGATAAAGTATATGGTAAAAAGAAGGAAACGCTGAGAGCTGCCCCTGAGGAGGGTCTTAATCACATTGCCAGATATGTCGAGTCTTTTGAGTCTCGATCCAATGATATATGGCTTGTGTTTCGCCATGAAGGGATATCCTTATCAAAGTTTCTCTATACCGCTGAAGAAGTGATAAATAATTCGGAGGAAGGAAATGAAAATGTAAAGCATATTCAGATATTGCATCCTTCAAAATGGTGGAAATGGTTGAAAACAACAGAAGCAGGGCAAGAGGAAATGCGTGATCTGATTTGGCAATTG TTGATGGCACTTAAATCTTGTCATGATCGTAATATCACCCATAGAGATATAAAACCCG GGAAAGGTCTACTTTTCTCCAAACATGATCACCTCCAAATAGAAGCCTTTACAGACGCGGATTGGGTCGGATCTTTAGATGACAGAAGATCAACATCCAGTTACTGTACGCTCGTAGGAGGAAACTTGGTTACTTGGAGAAGCAAGAAGCAAAGTGTAGTTACTAGATCAAGTGCGGAGGTAGAATATTGA
- the LOC104242093 gene encoding uncharacterized protein isoform X7 yields the protein MNLCKFLAFVLGFVLCVSTCTSGESSTCLTVYKEGGAPAVFQSPKCPRWKLPDHGSESKSPNVRCQTALHQGRRKSQEDRILCALDIRIPFPGVKGITEVTVGVVAVFDGHNGAEASEMASKLLLQYFTLHTFFLLDATFSVLSRKMIGLLPNERRQSTLNWNPDELNLGRFKLTVSSIIDRSFHLEILREALLRAIDDIDSAFSRDAFRHNFDSGSTATVILMAENQILVANIGDSKAFLCSEEYKSQEEAKANLLRLYRQTRGFGVFEPVKNFNSFKLAASDQWPFLISKELTRDHHPDRDDERSRVETAGGHVSEWSGVARVNGQLAVSRAIGDVSFKSYGVISAPEVTDWQPLTANDSYLVAASDGVFEKLSSQDICDILWNLHADFTVRSELTYSCSYSLADCIVNAAFEKGSMDNMAAIVLPFGLNGSLQRLAKKAHAGMRKFDCSSSGDSNYISQHSVLTEEEHGHPLVSNFGRLLIEGKQSNYGCFYLSENLDVNDEYTFWVQKDVHEYEHELLHALPDSIGQNPGGALDLYNDQHMCVHFGMNFSENKDQCINPEGFARFLGLLESIPFNDSSTNDHARVDSRYILKKKYDRGSYGEVWLAFYWNCSHVVKSSKSNNFSANITERGANNERRKDSSSADACDDGPSEGSMFILKRIMVEKGTSVYLSGLREKYFGEIFLNAYTVLGGSLQAEESNSLLLNIRLDFHVPVERNAAVDLGIQGSLKFDKVYGKKKETLRAAPEEGLNHIARYVESFESRSNDIWLVFRHEGISLSKFLYTAEEVINNSEEGNENVKHIQILHPSKWWKWLKTTEAGQEEMRDLIWQLLMALKSCHDRNITHRDIKPELNKLMNILHLKLF from the exons ATGAATTTATGCAAATTTCTCGCCTTCGTGTTGGGGTTTGTTCTTTGCGTGAGTACTTGTACTTCCGGAGAATCGTCGACATGTTTGACGGTGTATAAAGAAGGCGGTGCACCTGCCGTATTTCAATCTCCAAAATGCCCTCGCTGGAAGCTTCCAGATCATGGTTCCGAATCCAAATCGCCGAATGTGAGGTGCCAAACAGCCTTGCATCAAGGTCGCCGCAAGTCTCAAGAAGATCGAATTCTCTGTGCACTCGATATTCGCATCCCTTTCCCcg GTGTTAAAGGTATTACTGAGGTTACAGTTGGTGTTGTCGCAGTTTTTGATGGTCATAATGGTGCTGAAGCAAGTGAAATGGCATCAAAGCTATTACTGCAGTATTTCACGCTGCACACATTTTTTCTTCTTGATGCAACATTTTCAGTTCTTTCAAGGAAAATGATTGGACTcttgccaaatgaaagaagacaGAGTACTCTGAACTGGAATCCGGATGAATTGAACTTGGGGAG GTTCAAGCTGACTGTGTCTTCAATCATTGATCGATCTTTTCACTTGGAAATATTGAGGGAAGCATTGCTAAGGGCAATTGATGATATTGATTCTGCATTTTCAAGG GATGCATTTAGACACAATTTTGATTCTGGCTCTACCGCCACAGTTATACTTATGGCAgaaaatcaaattttagttgCAAATATCGGAGATTCAAAGGCATTTTTATGTTCTGAAGAATATAAATCTCAAGAAGAGGCTAAAG CTAATTTATTGAGGTTATATAGGCAAACAAGAGGCTTTGGGGTTTTCGAACCTGTGAAGAACTTCAATAGCTTCAAGTTGGCAGCTTCTGACCAGTGGCCTTTTCTGATTTCCAAGGAATTGACTAGAGACCACCACCCAGATAGGGATGACGAGAGGTCTCGAGTGGAGACTGCAGGAGGACATGTCTCTGAATGGAGTGGCGTAGCTAGGGTTAATGGTCAATTGGCTGTTTCAAGAGCAATAGGTGATGTGTCTTTTAAAAG TTATGGCGTTATATCCGCACCTGAGGTCACTGATTGGCAACCTTTGACAGCCAATGACAGCTATTTGGTGGCTGCTTCTGATGGCGTTTTTGAAAAGCTTAGCTCACAGGATATTTGTGACATATTGTGGAATTTACATGCTGATTTCACTGTGCGATCGGAACTCACTTATTCATGTTCATATTCCTTAGCTGATTGCATAGTAAATGCTGCTTTTGAAAAGGGAAGTATGGACAACATGGCAGCTATTGTCCTTCCATTTGGATTGAATGGTTCATTGCAAAGGTTGGCGAAGAAAGCACATGCAGGAATGAGAAAATTCGATTGCTCATCTTCAGGGGATAGCAATTATATTTCTCAACATTCAG TGCTTACTGAGGAGGAGCATGGTCATCCTCTTGTTTCCAATTTTGGCAGATTATTG ATTGAAGGAAAACAGAGCAATTATGGATGTTTCTATCTATCTGAGAACCTCGATGTTAATGATGAGTATACATTCTGGGTTCAGAAGGACGTCCATGAGTATGAACATGAGCTCCTTCATGCTTTACCTGATAGCATTGGTCAGAATCCAG GTGGAGCTTTGGATTTATATAATGATCAGCACATGTGTGTTCATTTTGGGATGAACTTTAGTGAGAACAAGGACCAGTGCATTAATCCTGAAGGCTTTGCTAGGTTCCTTGGTTTGCTCGAATCTATTCCGTTCAATGATAGCAGTACAAATGATCATGCCAGAGTAGATTCAAG GTACATTCTAAAGAAGAAATATGATCGTGGATCATATGGTGAAGTTTGGCTAGCTTTTTACTGGAATTGTTCTCATGTCGTCAAGTCTTCAAAAAGTAACAATTTCTCAGCTAATATTACGGAGAGAGGGGCGAATAATGAAAGAAGGAAGGATTCATCATCTGCTGATGCCTGTGATGATGGCCCTTCTGAAGGAAGCATGTTCATTTTGAAGCGTATCATG GTGGAGAAAGGCACCTCTGTCTATTTAAGTGGGCTACGGGAGAAATATTTTGGTGAAATTTTCTTGAATGCTTATACTGTTCTTGGAGGTTCATTGCAAGCTGAAGAATCAAATTCCCTCCTGTTAAATATACGACTAGATTTTCATGTTCCTGTGGAAAGAAATGCCGCAGTGGATCTAGGGATCCAGGGCTCCTTGAAGTTCGATAAAGTATATGGTAAAAAGAAGGAAACGCTGAGAGCTGCCCCTGAGGAGGGTCTTAATCACATTGCCAGATATGTCGAGTCTTTTGAGTCTCGATCCAATGATATATGGCTTGTGTTTCGCCATGAAGGGATATCCTTATCAAAGTTTCTCTATACCGCTGAAGAAGTGATAAATAATTCGGAGGAAGGAAATGAAAATGTAAAGCATATTCAGATATTGCATCCTTCAAAATGGTGGAAATGGTTGAAAACAACAGAAGCAGGGCAAGAGGAAATGCGTGATCTGATTTGGCAATTG TTGATGGCACTTAAATCTTGTCATGATCGTAATATCACCCATAGAGATATAAAACCCG